From a region of the Zingiber officinale cultivar Zhangliang chromosome 10B, Zo_v1.1, whole genome shotgun sequence genome:
- the LOC122029847 gene encoding AIG2-like protein D isoform X4 yields the protein MDDEVVQALLKHVPPSSSAVLNHYHRYSIKGRVYPAILPVETKKVTGKVLFGITNVELDVLDAFEDIEYERRVVEVSLLDKTEKLLVNAYVWSDKNDPNLYSEWDFEAVATLPCHTGRCVTRCVEKLVSTNSLQEQQQVGRDLHAWRLHKCVI from the exons ATGGATGACGAGGTTGTGCAGGCACTGCTCAAGCACGTCCCTCCCTCTTCCTCCGCCGTCCTCAACCACTA CCACAGGTACAGCATAAAGGGGCGTGTTTATCCTGCAATTCTTCCCGTAGAAACTAAGAAGGTGACTGGCAAG GTCCTTTTTGGCATTACAAATGTGGAGTTGGATGTCCTGGATGCATTTGAAGATATTGAATATGAAAGGAGAGTTGTTGAAGTTTCTTTGCTA GACAAGACAGAGAAACTACTTGTTAATGCATATGTATGGTCCGACAAGAATGATCCAAACTTGTATAGTGAATGGGATTTTGAG GCTGTGGCAACTCTTCCTTGTCACACAGGGAGATGTGTAACGAGATGTGTGGAGAAATTGGTTTCCACCAACTCCTTACAGGAGCAACAACAGGTGGGGAGAGACCTTCATGCTTGGAGGCTACATAAGTGCGTAATTTAG
- the LOC122029847 gene encoding AIG2-like protein D isoform X5 has product MAVATNVSAPHTVFVYDTLMDDQVVQALLKHVPPSSSAVLNHYHRYSIKGRVYPAILPVETKKVTGKVLFGITNVELDVLDAFEDIEYERRVVEVSLLDKTEKLLVNAYVWSDKNDPNLYSEWDFEVKGA; this is encoded by the exons ATGGCCGTCGCCACGAATGTTTCCGCTCCCCACACCGTCTTCGTCTACGACACTTTGATGGATGACCAGGTTGTGCAGGCACTGCTCAAGCACGTCCCTCCCTCTTCCTCCGCCGTCCTCAACCACTA CCACAGGTACAGCATAAAGGGGCGTGTTTATCCTGCAATTCTTCCCGTAGAAACTAAGAAGGTGACTGGCAAG GTCCTTTTTGGCATTACAAATGTGGAGTTGGATGTCCTGGATGCATTTGAAGATATTGAATATGAAAGGAGAGTTGTTGAAGTTTCTTTGCTA GACAAGACAGAGAAACTACTTGTTAATGCATATGTATGGTCCGACAAGAATGATCCAAACTTGTATAGTGAATGGGATTTTGAG GTCAAAGGAGCTTAA
- the LOC122029847 gene encoding AIG2-like protein D isoform X2, with protein sequence MAVATNVSAPHTVFVYDTLMDDQVVQALLKHVPPSSSAVLNHYHRYSIKGRVYPAILPVETKKVTGKVLFGITNVELDVLDAFEDIEYERRVVEVSLLDKTEKLLVNAYVWSDKNDPNLYSEWDFEEWKRLHKEGFLSMTLGFMDEIEQPDSKTRVATYESYFQS encoded by the exons ATGGCCGTCGCCACGAATGTTTCCGCTCCCCACACCGTCTTCGTCTACGACACTTTGATGGATGACCAGGTTGTGCAGGCACTGCTCAAGCACGTCCCTCCCTCTTCCTCCGCCGTCCTCAACCACTA CCACAGGTACAGCATAAAGGGGCGTGTTTATCCTGCAATTCTTCCCGTAGAAACTAAGAAGGTGACTGGCAAG GTCCTTTTTGGCATTACAAATGTGGAGTTGGATGTCCTGGATGCATTTGAAGATATTGAATATGAAAGGAGAGTTGTTGAAGTTTCTTTGCTA GACAAGACAGAGAAACTACTTGTTAATGCATATGTATGGTCCGACAAGAATGATCCAAACTTGTATAGTGAATGGGATTTTGAG GAATGGAAGCGACTGCACAAGGAGGGTTTTCTCTCGATGACATTGGGGTTTATGGATGAAATTGAGCAACCCGATTCGAAGACTAGGGTTGCTACATATGAATCATACTTTCAAAGTTGA
- the LOC122029847 gene encoding AIG2-like protein D isoform X1, producing the protein MAVATNVSAPHTVFVYDTLMDDQVVQALLKHVPPSSSAVLNHYHRYSIKGRVYPAILPVETKKVTGKVLFGITNVELDVLDAFEDIEYERRVVEVSLLDKTEKLLVNAYVWSDKNDPNLYSEWDFEAVATLPCHTGRCVTRCVEKLVSTNSLQEQQQVGRDLHAWRLHKCVI; encoded by the exons ATGGCCGTCGCCACGAATGTTTCCGCTCCCCACACCGTCTTCGTCTACGACACTTTGATGGATGACCAGGTTGTGCAGGCACTGCTCAAGCACGTCCCTCCCTCTTCCTCCGCCGTCCTCAACCACTA CCACAGGTACAGCATAAAGGGGCGTGTTTATCCTGCAATTCTTCCCGTAGAAACTAAGAAGGTGACTGGCAAG GTCCTTTTTGGCATTACAAATGTGGAGTTGGATGTCCTGGATGCATTTGAAGATATTGAATATGAAAGGAGAGTTGTTGAAGTTTCTTTGCTA GACAAGACAGAGAAACTACTTGTTAATGCATATGTATGGTCCGACAAGAATGATCCAAACTTGTATAGTGAATGGGATTTTGAG GCTGTGGCAACTCTTCCTTGTCACACAGGGAGATGTGTAACGAGATGTGTGGAGAAATTGGTTTCCACCAACTCCTTACAGGAGCAACAACAGGTGGGGAGAGACCTTCATGCTTGGAGGCTACATAAGTGCGTAATTTAG
- the LOC122029847 gene encoding AIG2-like protein D isoform X3: protein MAVATNVSAPHTVFVYDTLMDDQVVQALLKHVPPSSSAVLNHYHRYSIKGRVYPAILPVETKKVTGKVLFGITNVELDVLDAFEDIEYERRVVEVSLLDKTEKLLVNAYVWSDKNDPNLYSEWDFESLKFSLGTTSSNNCLLFTSDQISLNERTISRSRSSVTR from the exons ATGGCCGTCGCCACGAATGTTTCCGCTCCCCACACCGTCTTCGTCTACGACACTTTGATGGATGACCAGGTTGTGCAGGCACTGCTCAAGCACGTCCCTCCCTCTTCCTCCGCCGTCCTCAACCACTA CCACAGGTACAGCATAAAGGGGCGTGTTTATCCTGCAATTCTTCCCGTAGAAACTAAGAAGGTGACTGGCAAG GTCCTTTTTGGCATTACAAATGTGGAGTTGGATGTCCTGGATGCATTTGAAGATATTGAATATGAAAGGAGAGTTGTTGAAGTTTCTTTGCTA GACAAGACAGAGAAACTACTTGTTAATGCATATGTATGGTCCGACAAGAATGATCCAAACTTGTATAGTGAATGGGATTTTGAG AGTTTGAAATTCAGTCTCGGCACTACTTCGAGCAACAACTGTTTGCTTTTTACAAGTGATCAAATTTCACTGAACGAACGTACAATATCTAGAAGTAGATCTTCAGTCACTAGGTGA